Proteins from a genomic interval of Lysobacter arenosi:
- a CDS encoding DUF885 domain-containing protein, whose product MLRPVLLAAAIAACLSMPLAATAAQPSAEVAKPTRNAATQALYALFDEEWERDMRESPEEASYRGDKRFNDRWTDMSMVAIQSRMDGDRKALQRLRAIDRKALSASDQLNYDVFAWDLEKAVERQKYREYLSPVGHSGGVQTAEGISEVLPFATTKDYRDWLARMRALPMVIEQNEALMREGAASGNTPPRVLMDRVTGQIQAQIVDDPTKSPFYKPFARFADTVPEPDRAALQTEAKQVIADTIVPAYRGFATFFANEYLPKTRTSIAATDLPDGKAYYDFVAGYFTTTDLSAEQIHQIGLKEVARIRAEMEKIKAEVGFKGNLAEFFQYLRTDPKFFYKTPQDLFTGYEAIAKRIDPQLVKVFKTIPRLPYGVRAIPDNIAPDTTTAYYQPGAVDGTRAGFYYVNLYKPEVRPKWEMMALSLHEAVPGHHFQFARGMELPDAPMFRRTAYFVAYGEGWGLYAERLGYDMGLYNDPYDRMGQLAYDMWRAVRLVVDTGMHSKGWSRDKAIAYFMDNSPKTRQDVVNEIDRYIGWPGQALAYKIGQLKISELREKASKQLGDRFDLREFNDAVLETGSVPLQALEARIDAWIAAKKG is encoded by the coding sequence ATGCTTCGTCCTGTACTGCTTGCCGCGGCCATCGCCGCCTGCCTGTCCATGCCGCTGGCCGCCACTGCAGCTCAGCCCTCCGCCGAAGTTGCCAAGCCAACGCGCAACGCCGCCACCCAGGCCCTCTACGCGCTGTTCGACGAGGAGTGGGAGCGCGACATGCGCGAGAGCCCGGAGGAGGCGAGCTACCGGGGCGACAAGCGCTTCAACGACCGCTGGACCGACATGAGCATGGTGGCGATCCAGTCGCGCATGGACGGCGATCGCAAGGCACTGCAGCGACTGCGCGCGATTGATCGCAAGGCGCTGTCGGCCAGCGACCAGCTCAACTACGACGTGTTCGCCTGGGATCTCGAGAAGGCGGTCGAGCGGCAGAAATACCGCGAATACCTCTCCCCGGTCGGCCACAGCGGTGGCGTGCAGACCGCCGAGGGCATCTCCGAGGTGCTGCCGTTCGCGACGACCAAGGACTACCGCGACTGGCTGGCACGCATGCGCGCCTTGCCGATGGTGATCGAACAGAACGAAGCGCTGATGCGCGAAGGTGCTGCCAGCGGCAACACGCCGCCGCGCGTGCTGATGGATCGGGTGACCGGACAGATCCAGGCGCAGATCGTCGACGATCCGACCAAAAGCCCGTTCTACAAGCCATTTGCCCGCTTTGCCGACACCGTGCCCGAGCCCGATCGCGCCGCGCTGCAGACCGAGGCGAAGCAGGTCATTGCCGACACCATTGTCCCGGCCTACCGTGGCTTTGCCACGTTCTTCGCCAACGAATACCTGCCAAAGACGCGCACCTCGATTGCCGCCACCGACCTGCCGGACGGCAAGGCCTATTACGACTTCGTCGCCGGCTACTTCACGACCACCGACCTCAGTGCCGAGCAGATCCACCAGATCGGCCTGAAGGAAGTGGCGCGCATCCGCGCCGAGATGGAGAAGATCAAGGCCGAGGTCGGTTTCAAGGGCAATCTCGCCGAGTTCTTCCAGTACCTGCGCACCGATCCGAAGTTCTTCTACAAGACGCCGCAGGACCTGTTCACCGGCTACGAGGCGATCGCCAAGCGGATCGATCCGCAACTGGTGAAGGTGTTCAAGACGATCCCGCGCCTGCCTTACGGCGTGCGCGCGATCCCCGACAACATCGCTCCGGACACCACCACCGCCTACTACCAGCCAGGGGCCGTCGACGGCACCCGCGCCGGCTTCTACTACGTCAACCTCTACAAGCCGGAAGTGCGGCCGAAGTGGGAAATGATGGCGCTGTCACTGCACGAGGCGGTGCCCGGCCACCACTTCCAGTTCGCCCGCGGCATGGAACTGCCGGACGCACCGATGTTCCGCCGCACCGCCTACTTCGTGGCCTACGGCGAAGGCTGGGGTCTGTACGCCGAGCGCCTGGGCTACGACATGGGCCTGTACAACGACCCTTACGACCGCATGGGCCAGCTGGCCTACGACATGTGGCGGGCGGTGCGCCTGGTCGTCGACACCGGCATGCACAGCAAGGGATGGAGCCGCGACAAGGCGATCGCCTATTTCATGGACAACTCGCCCAAGACCCGCCAGGACGTGGTCAACGAGATCGACCGCTACATCGGCTGGCCGGGGCAGGCGCTGGCGTACAAGATCGGCCAACTCAAGATCTCAGAGTTGCGTGAGAAGGCGTCGAAGCAACTCGGGGACCGGTTCGACCTGCGCGAGTTCAATGACGCCGTGCTGGAGACCGGCTCGGTGCCCCTGCAGGCGCTGGAGGCGCGGATCGACGCCTGGATCGCGGCAAAGAAGGGCTGA
- the rpsF gene encoding 30S ribosomal protein S6 produces MRHYEVVFLVHPDQSEQVPAMIERYKSLIEGGEGKIHRLEDWGRRQLAYPIENLVKAHYVLLNIEVTQNVLNELVDGFRFNDAVLRHLVIKRDEADTEQSLIMKFKDEKGDKPERGERRRRDEEGETVVGTADVADDNEAA; encoded by the coding sequence ATGCGTCATTACGAAGTCGTGTTCCTGGTCCATCCGGACCAGAGCGAGCAGGTGCCTGCCATGATCGAGCGCTACAAGTCGCTCATCGAAGGCGGCGAAGGCAAGATCCACCGTCTCGAGGATTGGGGCCGCCGTCAGCTGGCCTACCCGATCGAGAACCTGGTCAAGGCCCACTACGTCCTGCTCAACATCGAAGTTACCCAGAACGTGCTCAACGAGCTGGTCGACGGTTTCCGTTTCAACGATGCCGTGCTGCGCCACCTTGTCATCAAGCGTGACGAAGCCGACACCGAGCAGTCCCTCATCATGAAGTTCAAGGATGAGAAGGGCGACAAGCCGGAGCGCGGCGAGCGCCGCCGCCGTGACGAAGAAGGCGAGACCGTGGTCGGCACTGCCGACGTCGCCGACGATAACGAAGCCGCCTAA
- the rpsR gene encoding 30S ribosomal protein S18, whose protein sequence is MSKFFRRRKFCKFTAEGVKEIDYKDLNTLRQYLTETGKIVPSRVTGTKSKYQRQLSTAVKRARFLALIPYTDNHNA, encoded by the coding sequence ATGTCCAAGTTCTTCCGTCGCCGCAAGTTCTGCAAGTTCACCGCCGAGGGTGTGAAGGAGATCGACTACAAGGATCTCAACACCCTGCGCCAGTACCTCACCGAGACCGGCAAGATCGTGCCGAGCCGCGTGACCGGTACCAAGTCGAAGTACCAGCGCCAGCTGTCCACGGCCGTCAAGCGCGCCCGTTTCCTGGCCCTGATCCCGTACACCGACAACCACAACGCCTAA
- the rplI gene encoding 50S ribosomal protein L9, translated as MQLILLQNVQNLGKLGDKVNVKPGFGRNFLIPYGKAVPATATNLAEFEARRAEYEAKAKAALDGAEGRKAALDGVEVTLSANASTEGKLYGSITPRDIAEALTKAGHKVEKSEVVLGEGPLRRTGEYEIVVHLHADIEATVKVIVVGEVA; from the coding sequence ATGCAACTGATCCTCCTGCAGAACGTGCAGAACCTCGGCAAGCTCGGCGACAAGGTCAACGTCAAGCCGGGCTTCGGCCGCAACTTCCTGATCCCGTACGGCAAGGCCGTGCCGGCGACCGCGACCAACCTGGCCGAGTTCGAAGCGCGTCGCGCCGAGTACGAAGCCAAGGCCAAGGCCGCCCTCGACGGCGCCGAAGGCCGCAAGGCCGCGCTCGACGGCGTGGAAGTCACCCTGTCGGCCAACGCTTCGACCGAAGGCAAGCTGTACGGCTCGATCACCCCGCGTGATATCGCCGAAGCCCTCACCAAGGCTGGCCACAAGGTCGAGAAGTCGGAAGTCGTGCTGGGCGAAGGCCCGCTGCGTCGCACCGGCGAGTACGAAATCGTCGTGCACCTGCACGCCGACATCGAAGCCACCGTCAAGGTCATCGTGGTCGGCGAAGTCGCCTGA
- a CDS encoding replicative DNA helicase has product MSARPGFRGEKRFETRNEQRLDQLRVPPQSIEAEQAVLGGLMLVPDSYDRIADQLSDSDFYRRDHQLIYRAIRELAEKQRPFDAVTLGEWFESMGLAETVAGGAYLIELASTTPSAANITAYAEIVRDKAILRQLIDVGTGIVNDGFQPDGRESSEILEEAERQVLAIAQANTTGKTDFTAVTKALSEAFDLLQTRYTNGSGVTGLATGYTEFDMMTAGLQKTDLIILAARPAMGKTTLALNMAEYAAFRSKQPVAVFSMEMSASQLAMRLISSVGRVNAQRLRTGQLEDEDWSRVTSAIRQLREVKIFIDDEPGLSPVKLAAKARRLKREHGGLGLIVIDYLQLMSVPGNSENRATEISEISRSLKGLAKELQVPIIALSQLNRSLETRTDKRPVMADLRESGAIEQDADMIVFIYRDDYYNKENSPDKGLAEIIIGKQRSGPTGSMKLKFFGEYTRFDNLSHDSVGSFE; this is encoded by the coding sequence ATGAGCGCACGTCCAGGGTTTCGCGGCGAGAAGCGGTTCGAGACGCGCAATGAGCAGCGCCTCGACCAGCTGCGTGTACCTCCGCAATCGATCGAAGCCGAGCAGGCGGTGCTCGGCGGCCTCATGCTGGTTCCCGATTCCTACGACCGCATCGCCGACCAGCTCAGCGACAGTGACTTCTACCGGCGCGACCACCAGCTGATCTACCGCGCGATCCGCGAACTGGCCGAGAAGCAGCGGCCGTTCGATGCGGTCACGCTGGGCGAGTGGTTCGAGTCGATGGGCCTGGCCGAGACGGTCGCAGGTGGCGCCTACCTGATCGAACTGGCCAGCACCACGCCCTCGGCGGCCAACATCACCGCCTATGCGGAGATCGTCCGTGACAAGGCGATCCTGCGCCAGCTGATCGACGTCGGCACCGGCATCGTCAACGACGGCTTCCAGCCCGACGGCCGCGAGAGCAGCGAGATCCTGGAAGAGGCCGAGCGCCAGGTCCTGGCGATCGCCCAGGCCAACACGACCGGCAAGACCGACTTCACCGCGGTCACCAAGGCGCTGTCGGAAGCCTTCGACCTGCTGCAGACGCGCTACACCAACGGCAGCGGCGTCACCGGCCTGGCGACCGGCTACACCGAGTTCGACATGATGACCGCCGGCCTGCAGAAGACCGACCTGATCATCCTGGCGGCGCGTCCGGCGATGGGCAAGACGACGCTGGCGCTGAACATGGCCGAGTACGCCGCCTTCCGCAGCAAGCAGCCGGTGGCGGTGTTCTCGATGGAAATGTCGGCCTCGCAGCTGGCGATGCGCCTGATCTCCTCGGTCGGCCGCGTCAACGCCCAGCGCCTGCGTACCGGCCAGCTCGAGGACGAGGACTGGAGCCGCGTCACCAGCGCCATCCGGCAGCTGCGCGAGGTCAAGATCTTCATCGACGACGAACCCGGCCTGTCGCCGGTCAAGCTCGCCGCCAAGGCGCGTCGCCTCAAGCGCGAGCACGGCGGCCTGGGCCTGATCGTCATCGACTACCTGCAGCTGATGTCGGTGCCGGGCAACAGCGAGAACCGCGCGACCGAAATCTCGGAAATCTCGCGCTCGCTCAAGGGCCTGGCCAAGGAGCTGCAGGTGCCGATCATCGCCCTGTCGCAGCTCAACCGCTCGCTCGAAACGCGAACCGACAAGCGCCCGGTGATGGCCGACCTTCGCGAGTCCGGCGCTATCGAGCAGGACGCGGACATGATCGTGTTCATCTACCGCGACGACTACTACAACAAGGAAAACTCGCCGGACAAGGGCCTGGCCGAAATCATCATCGGCAAGCAGCGTTCCGGTCCGACCGGGTCGATGAAGCTCAAGTTCTTCGGCGAGTACACCCGCTTCGACAACCTGTCGCACGACTCGGTCGGCAGCTTCGAGTAA
- a CDS encoding glycine zipper 2TM domain-containing protein has product MRSSSILLAVVLVAAAPLALAQTKSSSKTPHCYDVQVEKPKEVKDEHKIAGTAIGAVAGGLLGNQIGGGSGKKIATVAGAVGGGYAGRKVQENQQNKTETVTERRCD; this is encoded by the coding sequence ATGCGAAGTTCATCGATCCTTCTGGCCGTCGTGCTGGTGGCGGCCGCGCCGCTGGCGTTGGCGCAGACCAAGTCATCCAGCAAGACGCCGCACTGCTATGACGTCCAGGTCGAGAAGCCCAAGGAAGTAAAGGACGAGCACAAGATCGCCGGCACTGCGATCGGTGCGGTCGCCGGTGGCCTGCTGGGCAACCAGATCGGCGGCGGCAGCGGCAAGAAGATCGCCACCGTTGCCGGCGCCGTCGGCGGCGGGTATGCCGGACGCAAGGTCCAGGAGAACCAGCAGAACAAGACCGAGACGGTGACCGAGCGTCGCTGCGACTGA
- the alr gene encoding alanine racemase, with protein sequence MPPAVSERPTRIVVDLDHLAFNLRSIRAHVGVPVMGIVKANAYGHGLVPVALHLQAQGVEQLGVAFLEEGIALRQAGVTAPVLVMGGIFGRQVTQFISHDLEITVSSLDKLRLVEAAAQALGRKAVIHLKIDTGMERIGVHSYSARPFIEAAVASPWCVLKGIYSHLACSDDPFSPMSAQQLERFLEACAHIERIGAPMPIRHLANSGGVLHFPETWLDMVRPGIMLYGVQPDPASRHAVDLKPVMSLASRVVYFKVVKAGNPVSYGATWAPEHDTRVVTVPIGYGDGFPRALSSRGEVLIRGQRYPIVGRVCMDQFMVDIGQDSAFNEDEVVLVGSQGDNAISVEALAQRAGVIPYEILVGLNDRIPREYSLREYRGGP encoded by the coding sequence ATGCCCCCGGCCGTCAGCGAGCGGCCCACCCGTATCGTGGTCGACCTCGACCATCTGGCCTTCAACCTGCGCAGCATCCGCGCCCATGTCGGCGTGCCGGTGATGGGCATCGTCAAGGCCAATGCCTACGGCCATGGCCTGGTACCTGTCGCGCTGCACCTGCAGGCGCAGGGCGTCGAACAGCTGGGCGTGGCGTTCCTGGAAGAGGGCATCGCCCTGCGCCAGGCCGGCGTGACCGCGCCGGTGCTCGTGATGGGCGGCATCTTCGGCCGCCAGGTGACGCAGTTCATCAGCCACGACCTCGAGATCACCGTCTCCTCGCTGGACAAGTTGCGCCTGGTCGAGGCCGCGGCGCAGGCACTGGGGCGCAAGGCGGTCATCCATCTCAAGATCGACACCGGCATGGAGCGCATCGGGGTGCACAGCTACTCCGCGCGCCCTTTCATCGAGGCCGCGGTGGCCTCGCCGTGGTGCGTGCTCAAGGGCATCTACTCGCACCTGGCGTGCTCGGATGACCCGTTCTCGCCGATGAGCGCGCAGCAGCTGGAGCGCTTCCTCGAAGCGTGCGCGCACATCGAGCGCATCGGCGCGCCGATGCCGATCCGGCACCTGGCCAACTCCGGTGGCGTGCTGCACTTCCCCGAGACCTGGCTCGACATGGTCCGTCCGGGAATCATGCTTTACGGCGTCCAGCCCGATCCGGCCTCGCGCCACGCCGTCGACCTCAAGCCGGTGATGTCGCTGGCCTCGCGGGTCGTCTACTTCAAGGTGGTCAAGGCCGGTAATCCGGTCAGCTATGGCGCGACCTGGGCACCCGAGCACGACACGCGCGTGGTGACGGTACCCATCGGCTATGGCGACGGATTCCCGCGGGCGTTGTCGTCGCGTGGCGAGGTGCTGATCCGTGGCCAGCGCTACCCGATCGTGGGTCGGGTGTGCATGGACCAGTTCATGGTCGACATCGGCCAGGACAGCGCCTTCAACGAAGACGAAGTGGTGCTGGTCGGTTCCCAAGGCGACAACGCCATCAGCGTCGAAGCATTGGCGCAGCGGGCCGGCGTGATCCCCTACGAAATCCTGGTCGGCCTCAACGACCGCATCCCACGCGAGTACAGCCTGCGCGAGTACCGCGGCGGGCCATAG
- a CDS encoding cryptochrome/photolyase family protein — MPATAASPGPPALVWFRNDLRLADNPALQAALDGGYTPIPVYIHAPDEAGDWRPGAASDAWRHRSLDALDSGLRQRGSHLRRFFGPSLATLQSLVATTGAEAVFWNRRYEPAFEQRDARIKQVLRGQGVHAESFNSALLFEPWTLKTQQGKPFRVFTPFWRSALANWRLEPCMEAPARLPDSGEGPEGVPLQALRLAPARGWDSTFWESWTPGEEGALQALEAFTDGALRGYAQQRDRPDRIGTSRLSPHLHFGEIAPWRVVAALDRLRGSAADADLDAARRELGWREFGYHLLHHFPQTPDLNFDPKFNAFDWAQVSPSHLQAWQHGRTGVPIVDAGMRELWSTGWMHNRVRMVVASYLTKHLRYHWRHGARWFWDTLVDADLASNTLGWQWVAGTGADAAPYFRIFNPVTQAQKFDPEGRYIARWLPELAALPLPLRFAPWQDPATSQRLAPDYPLQPLVDLYAGRDGALKAYRQLRVS; from the coding sequence ATGCCTGCAACCGCTGCGAGTCCGGGGCCGCCCGCGCTGGTCTGGTTCCGCAACGACCTGCGCCTGGCCGACAACCCGGCGTTGCAGGCCGCGCTCGATGGCGGTTACACCCCGATCCCGGTCTACATCCATGCCCCGGACGAAGCCGGCGACTGGCGGCCGGGTGCGGCATCCGATGCCTGGCGGCATCGCTCGCTCGATGCACTCGACAGCGGTCTGCGCCAGCGCGGCTCGCACCTGCGCCGGTTCTTCGGCCCCAGCCTGGCGACACTGCAGTCGCTGGTCGCCACCACCGGTGCCGAGGCGGTGTTCTGGAATCGCCGCTACGAGCCTGCGTTCGAGCAGCGCGATGCTCGCATCAAGCAGGTGCTGCGCGGGCAGGGTGTGCATGCCGAGAGCTTCAACAGCGCGCTGTTGTTCGAACCGTGGACGCTGAAGACCCAGCAGGGCAAGCCATTCCGCGTGTTCACCCCGTTCTGGCGCTCGGCATTGGCGAACTGGCGCCTGGAGCCATGCATGGAGGCACCGGCGCGATTGCCCGACAGCGGCGAGGGGCCGGAAGGCGTGCCGCTTCAGGCGTTGCGGCTGGCGCCGGCGCGCGGCTGGGACAGCACGTTCTGGGAGAGCTGGACGCCCGGCGAAGAAGGTGCGCTGCAGGCACTGGAAGCCTTCACCGACGGCGCGCTGCGTGGCTACGCCCAGCAGCGTGACCGCCCCGATCGCATCGGCACCTCGCGACTGTCGCCGCACCTGCACTTCGGCGAGATCGCGCCCTGGCGCGTGGTCGCGGCGCTCGATCGATTGCGCGGCTCGGCCGCCGATGCCGACCTCGACGCGGCCCGGCGCGAGCTGGGCTGGCGCGAATTCGGTTACCACCTGCTGCATCACTTCCCGCAAACGCCCGATCTGAACTTCGACCCGAAGTTCAATGCATTCGACTGGGCGCAGGTATCGCCCTCGCACCTGCAGGCCTGGCAACACGGACGCACCGGCGTGCCCATCGTCGACGCCGGCATGCGCGAGCTGTGGAGCACTGGCTGGATGCACAACCGCGTGCGCATGGTCGTGGCCAGTTACCTGACCAAACACCTGCGTTACCACTGGAGGCACGGAGCGCGCTGGTTCTGGGACACGCTGGTCGATGCCGACCTGGCCAGCAACACCCTCGGCTGGCAGTGGGTGGCCGGCACCGGCGCCGATGCCGCGCCTTACTTCCGCATCTTCAATCCGGTGACGCAGGCGCAGAAGTTCGACCCGGAAGGGCGCTACATCGCCCGCTGGCTGCCCGAACTGGCGGCGCTGCCGCTGCCGTTGCGGTTCGCGCCCTGGCAGGATCCGGCGACCTCGCAACGGCTGGCGCCTGACTATCCGCTGCAGCCGCTGGTGGATCTGTATGCAGGGCGTGACGGCGCGTTGAAGGCGTACCGCCAGCTGCGCGTCTCGTAG
- a CDS encoding WS/DGAT/MGAT family O-acyltransferase produces the protein MATTGERATSRKRARREAMSRVDTAWLRMERPTNPMMITGVLMFAKTMSLERLKRVVKQRFLAYRRFRQKAVDTPAGASWRTDPNFNLDWHVQPAALPGRADKRALERFVSQLASSPLSHDRPLWQFHLVENYNGGSALIARIHHSYADGIALVQVLLSLTDTQPDAGNDSELPRTWLKQDHADVARRVGAVDRYMQLGSKVVEKGMDFYRDPGLAAVLAKEGGEIARELLHALALSDDPPSLLRGRLGVSKRVAWAEPLDLEEVKAVGRACDCTVNDVLMATAAGALRSYMIERGERVDGMTLRATVPVNLRPLEHARKLGNHFGLVFLDLPVGEGNPIRRLERVAECMRNLKNSRQAIVAYGLLAALGMAPAAMQGLALELFSRKATAVATNVPGPQQPLYLAGCMLREMMFWVPQTGSIGIGISILSYNGRVHFGLIADGRLIPDPDAVISRFGAEFEKLLYLSLMGSWEHTLDAVAAEAMFPAGN, from the coding sequence ATGGCGACGACAGGAGAGCGGGCAACTTCGCGCAAGCGCGCGCGCCGTGAGGCGATGTCGCGTGTGGACACGGCCTGGTTGCGCATGGAGCGGCCGACCAATCCGATGATGATCACCGGCGTGCTGATGTTCGCCAAGACGATGTCGCTGGAACGGCTCAAGCGCGTGGTCAAGCAGCGCTTCCTCGCCTATCGCCGGTTCCGCCAGAAGGCCGTGGACACGCCTGCTGGTGCTTCCTGGCGCACCGATCCCAACTTCAATCTCGACTGGCACGTGCAGCCGGCGGCGCTGCCTGGCCGGGCCGACAAGCGCGCGCTGGAGCGATTCGTCAGCCAGCTGGCGTCGTCGCCGTTGAGCCATGACCGGCCGCTGTGGCAGTTCCATCTGGTCGAGAACTACAACGGTGGCTCGGCGCTGATCGCGCGCATCCACCACAGCTACGCCGATGGCATCGCGCTGGTGCAGGTGCTGCTGTCGCTGACCGACACCCAGCCCGATGCCGGCAACGACAGCGAGCTGCCGCGCACCTGGCTCAAGCAGGACCATGCCGACGTCGCCCGTCGCGTCGGTGCCGTCGACCGCTACATGCAGTTGGGCAGCAAGGTCGTCGAGAAGGGCATGGATTTCTATCGCGACCCGGGCCTGGCCGCGGTGCTGGCGAAGGAGGGCGGCGAGATCGCGCGCGAGCTGTTGCATGCGCTGGCCTTGTCCGACGATCCGCCGTCGCTGCTGCGCGGACGCCTGGGCGTGAGCAAGCGCGTGGCCTGGGCCGAGCCGCTGGACCTGGAAGAAGTGAAGGCGGTCGGCCGCGCCTGCGACTGCACCGTCAACGACGTGCTGATGGCAACCGCCGCCGGCGCGCTGCGCAGCTACATGATCGAGCGCGGCGAGCGCGTGGATGGCATGACGCTGCGCGCGACCGTGCCGGTCAACCTGCGTCCGCTCGAGCACGCGCGCAAGCTGGGCAACCACTTCGGCCTGGTCTTCCTCGACCTGCCGGTCGGCGAGGGCAATCCGATCCGGCGGCTTGAGCGCGTGGCCGAGTGCATGCGCAACCTGAAGAATTCAAGGCAAGCCATTGTTGCGTATGGCCTGTTGGCCGCCCTTGGCATGGCGCCGGCGGCCATGCAGGGTCTGGCTTTGGAGCTCTTCAGCCGCAAGGCGACGGCGGTGGCGACCAACGTGCCGGGGCCGCAGCAGCCGCTGTACCTGGCCGGCTGCATGCTGCGGGAAATGATGTTCTGGGTGCCGCAGACCGGGTCGATCGGCATCGGCATTTCGATCCTCAGTTACAACGGCCGCGTGCATTTTGGCCTGATCGCCGATGGCCGCCTGATTCCGGATCCGGACGCGGTGATCAGCCGCTTCGGTGCCGAGTTCGAGAAGCTGCTGTATCTGTCCTTGATGGGAAGCTGGGAGCACACGCTCGATGCCGTTGCGGCAGAAGCCATGTTCCCTGCCGGAAACTGA
- a CDS encoding OmpA family protein, whose amino-acid sequence MKTQIKIAFAALAMTAVLAGCATSQPYYGQQYPQGQYPQSAPPQQGQPPAQQQGMSKTGKGALIGALAGVAAGLLSGDDATERRQRALVGAGVGGLAGAAIGNYQDRQERALRDQMAGTGVDVVRDGNNITLNMPSGITFDFDKSNLKPEFYPVLDNVARTLQEYNQTIVEVAGHTDSVGSDAYNQKLSEQRADAVSGYLTSRGLNRDRFIVVGAGETHPVASNDTDSGRAQNRRVEITLVPIES is encoded by the coding sequence ATGAAGACCCAGATCAAGATCGCATTCGCCGCACTGGCGATGACCGCCGTGCTCGCCGGTTGCGCCACGAGCCAGCCGTATTACGGCCAGCAGTACCCGCAGGGCCAGTATCCGCAGAGCGCTCCGCCGCAGCAGGGGCAGCCGCCGGCGCAGCAGCAGGGCATGAGCAAGACCGGCAAGGGCGCGCTGATCGGTGCGCTGGCCGGTGTCGCCGCGGGCCTGCTCAGCGGTGACGATGCCACCGAGCGTCGTCAGCGTGCGCTGGTCGGTGCCGGTGTCGGCGGCCTCGCCGGTGCCGCGATCGGCAACTACCAGGATCGCCAGGAGCGTGCGCTGCGCGACCAGATGGCCGGTACCGGCGTCGACGTGGTGCGCGACGGCAACAACATCACGCTCAACATGCCCAGCGGCATCACCTTCGATTTCGACAAGTCCAATCTGAAGCCGGAGTTCTATCCGGTGCTCGACAACGTCGCGCGCACGCTGCAGGAGTACAACCAGACCATCGTCGAGGTGGCCGGTCATACCGACAGCGTCGGTAGCGATGCGTACAACCAGAAGCTGTCGGAGCAGCGGGCCGATGCGGTGTCGGGTTACCTGACCAGCCGCGGCCTCAACCGCGATCGCTTCATCGTGGTCGGCGCCGGCGAGACCCATCCGGTGGCGAGCAACGACACCGATTCCGGTCGCGCGCAGAACCGCCGCGTCGAGATCACGCTGGTGCCGATCGAGTCCTGA
- the lexA gene encoding transcriptional repressor LexA, translated as MASPSPKRTAVLAFIRERIEEGQPPSLAEIALAFGFASVTAAKKHVQALADAGQIELVPNQRRGIRLLGRDAPGELVSLPVLGRVAAGVPIGADIVEDAPRLRLDRRLFSRAPDYLLRVQGDSMVDDGILDGDLVGVHRSNAARDGQVVVARVDGEITIKRLEHVGEGIRLLPRNPAHSPIVVEPGQDFAIEGIFCGLIRQG; from the coding sequence ATGGCCAGTCCTTCCCCGAAACGTACCGCCGTCCTGGCCTTCATCCGCGAACGGATCGAGGAGGGGCAGCCGCCGAGCCTGGCGGAGATCGCGCTGGCCTTCGGTTTCGCTTCGGTCACCGCGGCCAAAAAGCATGTGCAGGCGCTGGCCGACGCGGGCCAGATCGAGCTGGTGCCGAACCAGCGCCGTGGCATCCGCCTGCTCGGTCGCGATGCGCCGGGTGAGCTGGTCAGCCTGCCGGTATTGGGACGGGTCGCGGCCGGTGTGCCGATCGGTGCCGACATCGTCGAGGACGCTCCGCGCCTGCGCCTGGATCGCCGCCTGTTCTCGCGTGCGCCCGATTACCTGCTCAGGGTGCAGGGCGATTCGATGGTCGACGACGGCATCCTCGACGGCGATCTGGTCGGGGTGCATCGCAGCAACGCGGCGCGCGATGGCCAGGTGGTCGTGGCGCGGGTCGATGGCGAGATCACCATCAAGCGACTGGAGCACGTCGGCGAGGGCATCCGCCTGTTGCCGCGCAATCCGGCGCATTCGCCCATCGTGGTCGAGCCCGGCCAGGACTTCGCCATTGAAGGCATCTTCTGCGGTCTGATCCGGCAGGGCTGA